The genomic segment GTATCAAAATGAATGTACTTTACTCCAATGGGACTCTGAACTCACATCAAGCCTGGATGATCCTGCGTCAATTGGGCTTTGAAAATAACTACGTCATGCAGGGTGGTCTCAATTACTGGTTTGATACGATCATGAATCCGCAGGTACCCTCTGTATTTTCTTCAGATGAGGAATTTGCAAAATATGACTTTCGCAAAGCCGCCAGTGGTGCTCTGGGTGGTGGAGGTGCGGTCGCTATAACTGCACCAGCCAAGACTAAAGCTGATAAACCCAGGGTCATTCGCAAGAAAAAGAAAAAAGCACCAGCAGGAGGTTGCTAAGCGGGAAGCCTAACCCAGATACAATGCCCCATTTTGTCTTTCTGAACGAGTGAAACGGAGTGAAGAATCTCAGAGCCTGGGCACAGAACTACTGCCAATCAGAGATCCTTCGCGTTGCTCAGGAAAACTAATCCAGAGATATTGCCTTATTGTCTCAGGAAGACTAACCTGGAGACATTGCCCCACATTTACCATAAATGACAATATGATAACTCCCCAACTTCATATTGCGATAATAGACCCTGAGATGTACCTAATGTGATATGCAAAACTGCAATGACACCCTCGCAAAAAGGATCTATAAAATATGCGTTTACTGACTCGCCATTTAACCCTGCTCAGTTTATTGATCACCCTGAGCACCTTCGCCTTCAGCCAGGATAATACCCCCCTGATCACGGATAAATTCTTCCTCAAATTAAATACAGAATCGTTTACGCCAGGCACTCGTAGCGATGCTTTGCAGATCCTGGATATTACTGCCATCGAACAGGTACTCACTGCCAGCGATTATACCAATATTTCAACTGCTTTTCCGGTGATCATGCGCAAGGATATTGACCCCTACGGTTTGGAACGAATATTTGTCGTTGATATCGTACCCAATCCGGATATCATGGAAATTACGCAGGAATTGTCAGCCCTGCCTGAAGTCGAATACGCCGAGCCCATGTATGTTCGCGAGCTTTACGATACCCAATTCATACCCAATGATCCCTATTTCGGTCAATCCTGGCACCATCCTGTTGTAGATACACCGGAAGCCTGGGATATCCAGACCGGAAGCGACACTGTTGTCATTGCCATAATTGATACCGGTGTGGACACAGACCATCCAGATCTTATTAATAACCTCTGGAACAATCCCAACGAAATCCCTGACAATGGGATTGATGATGACCTCAACGGGAAGATCGATGATATTTACGGCTGGGATTTCAGTTCTGGCAATAGTGATGTAAACCACCAGTGGGGTTGGCACACCTGGAATGCTGAAGATCATGGGACCCACTGTGCCGGCATTGCATCAGGTGTCACCAATAATTTGATCGGTATTGCCGGGGCTTCCCATCATTCAAAGATCATGGCTTGCCAGATCTTTCCCTGGACCTCAGATGCCGCTGCGGCAAATGCTCTCATCTATGCTGCCGATAACGGTG from the Candidatus Neomarinimicrobiota bacterium genome contains:
- a CDS encoding rhodanese-like domain-containing protein, with amino-acid sequence MTTRNIIFLGLFLLGVVIAMVPENTTKPYKLTAEDMLIEIQGAAEMVSADDVAHWIISKDPSLQLIDVRSPDEFQTYHLENAVNIPLSVILKDEHRDMLDQGIKMNVLYSNGTLNSHQAWMILRQLGFENNYVMQGGLNYWFDTIMNPQVPSVFSSDEEFAKYDFRKAASGALGGGGAVAITAPAKTKADKPRVIRKKKKKAPAGGC